The genomic window GGAGCGCTTCTCGTACTACGGGATCCGGCCGCTCCTGATTCTCTTCATGACCGCCGCTCTGACGAGCGGCGGCTTTGCGTTCGACAGACAGACGGCCGCGGCGATCGTCGGGATCTACGCGGCCGGCGTGTATCTGGCCGCGCTGCCGGGCGGGTGGATCGCCGATCGGTGGCTGGGTCTGCGCCGGTCGATCTGGTACGGGGGTCTGTTCATCACGGCAGGTCACCTCGCGATCGGGCTGTCGGCCATCTTCGCGCAGCAGGTGTTCTTCGTCGGGCTGGTGCTGATCGTCATCGGCACGGGGCTGCTCAAGCCGAATATCTCCGCGATCGTCGGCGACCTTTACCCGGAGGGCGGCTCGAGACGGGACGCGGGTTTCTCGATCTTCTACATGGGCATCAACATCGGTGCGCTGGCCGCGCCGCTGCTGACCGGATATCTGGGCGAGCGGGTGGGCTGGCACTACGGTTTCGGTGTGGCAGGTGTCGGCATGCTGCTCGGCGTGCTGTGGTACCGGTTCGGCTCGCCGCGCACACTCGGACCGATCGGCATGGAGCCGTCCGCCGACCCGCCGGAACAGCGCAGGGTCCGCAGCATCTCGCTCGCCGCACTCGGTGTCATCGCCCTGCTCGTGCTGCTCGCGAGCATCGGGATCGTCAATATCAATCCCGTGGCCGTGGCCGAGAGCATGACGGCCGTCATCCTGACGATGGCACTGCTCTATTTCGCGTATGTCTTCTTTGCGGGCGGTCTCAACACCGACGAGAAGAAGCGGATCGGCGTGATCGTGGTGCTGTTCCTTTTTGCGGTCGTGTTCTGGTCGGCGTTCGAGCAGGCCCCGACATCGCTGAACCTGTTCGCACGCGATTTCACGGACCGGGTGGTCTTCGGCTGGGAGATGCCGACGCTCTGGTTGCAGTCGGCCAACTCGTTCTTCGTGATCACGCTGGCCCCCGTGTTCGCCTGGATCTGGATCGCGCTCGGCAAGCGCAACCGCGATCCGTCGAGCCCTGCCAAGTTCACGATCGGTCTGTTCTTCGCAGGGCTCGGGTTCCTGATCATGATGGTTGCGGCCAACAAGGTGCTGGCGAACGGCGCCGGATTCAGGGTCTCCCCGTGGTGGCTGGTCGGGAGTTACTTTATGCAGACGGTCGGCGAGCTGTCGCTGAGCCCGGTCGGGCTCAGCTCGATGACGAAGCTCTCGCCGCGCAAGTTCGTCGGCCAGATGATGGGCGTGTGGTTCATGGCCGCTGCGCTCGGCAACCTGATCGCCGGGCTGGTCGGCGGCAACGTCGACCCGGAAAACCTGGAACA from Longimicrobiales bacterium includes these protein-coding regions:
- a CDS encoding peptide MFS transporter, whose translation is ERFSYYGIRPLLILFMTAALTSGGFAFDRQTAAAIVGIYAAGVYLAALPGGWIADRWLGLRRSIWYGGLFITAGHLAIGLSAIFAQQVFFVGLVLIVIGTGLLKPNISAIVGDLYPEGGSRRDAGFSIFYMGINIGALAAPLLTGYLGERVGWHYGFGVAGVGMLLGVLWYRFGSPRTLGPIGMEPSADPPEQRRVRSISLAALGVIALLVLLASIGIVNINPVAVAESMTAVILTMALLYFAYVFFAGGLNTDEKKRIGVIVVLFLFAVVFWSAFEQAPTSLNLFARDFTDRVVFGWEMPTLWLQSANSFFVITLAPVFAWIWIALGKRNRDPSSPAKFTIGLFFAGLGFLIMMVAANKVLANGAGFRVSPWWLVGSYFMQTVGELSLSPVGLSSMTKLSPRKFVGQMMGVWFMAAALGNLIAGLVGGNVDPENLEQMPELFFRTAMSLFIATVVLGLLIVPIRRMMRESTARSH